A portion of the Vespa velutina chromosome 5, iVesVel2.1, whole genome shotgun sequence genome contains these proteins:
- the LOC124949475 gene encoding 39S ribosomal protein L32, mitochondrial, translating to MTISMIKRLTSAFQKIEQTLHIIFNRRFPPEALCAIDYNGLNLPCTVNNRGRFSLKDIIGDGFLWGVPTLRRTIEKRMSRRYGHPKYNWKPPIPKTNILMCPNCGSHHEAGLLCGYCYEKVKIETKEIQDAIQQKLGLSPVEENVIVIYEGEKEGKTDDFWKNQKVIEMPKKRPEWFHENLLEPSTVEPSDSKDIKPSQLA from the exons atgacaatttctatgataaaacgattaaCTTCTGCTTTTCAAAAAATTGAGCAAACATTacacataatttttaatcgtagATTTCCTCcag aaGCATTATGTGCAATAGATTATAATGGGTTAAATCTTCCATGCACTGTAAACAATCGTGGTCGATTTTCTCTAAAAGACATCATTGGAGATGGATTTTTGTGGGGAGTTCCAACATTAAGACGTACCATTGAAAAACGTATGAGTAGAAGATATGGACATCCAAAATATAACTGGAAACCACCTATTCCAAAAACTAATATTTTGATGTGTCCCAATTGTGGTAGTCATCACGAGGCTGGACTTTTATGTG GATATTgttatgaaaaagtaaaaatagaaacaaaagaaatccAAGATGCCATCCAACAAAAATTAGGATTAAGTCCAGTTGAGGAAAATGTCATTGTTATttatgaaggagaaaaagaaggcaaGACGGATGACTTCTGGAAG aaccAGAAAGTAATAGAGATGCCAAAGAAACGACCTGAATGGTTTCATGAAAATCTTCTTGAACCATCTACAGTTGAACCTTCCGATAGTAAGGATATAAAACCGTCACAACTTGCTTAA
- the LOC124949472 gene encoding pyridoxal phosphate homeostasis protein isoform X1 — MKAINSNQVINHIKKYKMEDVVEGLKLVRDKIIAASAKREPEYTYFEPRLVAVSKFKPPELIVVAYEAGQRHFGENYVNELKEKAFDSSIVDKCKDIRWHFIGHLQKNKVNKIISIPNLYIIETVDNKQIATAIDNAFSKVNEKNSQLKIMVQVNTSEEEAKSGCKIEEVTELVKHIMDNCKQLEFTGLMTIGIYGYDTSNGPNPDFLRLKKCREDLCKELELDIKKVELSMGMSTDYEHAVLLGSSNVRVGTAIFGERPKKGGQ, encoded by the exons ATGAAAGCGATAAATTCGAAT caagttattaatcatattaaaaagtacaaaatgGAAGACGTGGTTGAAGGTCTGAAATTAGTTCGCGACAAAATCATCGCTGCATCTGCTAAACGAGAACCG GAATATACCTATTTTGAACCTCGTTTAGTAGCTGTAAGCAAATTTAAGCCTCCAGAGTTGATTGTTGTGGCTTATGAGGCTGGTCAAAGACATTTCGGAGAGAATTATGTTAatgaattgaaagaaaaagcatttGATTCATCTATCGTTGATAAATGCAAAGATATTCGATGGCACTTTATTGgacatttacaaaaaaataaagtgaataaaattataagcataccaaatttatatattattgaaacagTTGATAACAAACAAATTGCAACTGCAATTGATAATGCATTCtcaaaagtaaatgaaaaaaactcACAATTGAAAATTATGGTACAGGTCAATACAAGCGAAGAAGAAG caAAAAGTGGTTGCAAAATAGAAGAAGTAACAGAACTTGTGAAGCATATTATGGATAACTGTAAACAATTGGAATTTACTGGTCTTATGACAATAGGTATCTACGGATACGATACTTCAAACGGCCCAAATCCAGATTTTCTACGCTTGAAGAAATGTAGAGAAGATCTATGTAAAGAATTAGaacttgatataaaaaaagtggAACTTTCAATGGGAATGTCTACCGATTATGAACACGCG gtATTACTTGGAAGTTCAAATGTAAGGGTGGGAACTGCTATATTTGGCGAGAGACCGAAGAAGGGTGGTCAATAA
- the LOC124949472 gene encoding pyridoxal phosphate homeostasis protein isoform X2 produces the protein MKAINSNEYTYFEPRLVAVSKFKPPELIVVAYEAGQRHFGENYVNELKEKAFDSSIVDKCKDIRWHFIGHLQKNKVNKIISIPNLYIIETVDNKQIATAIDNAFSKVNEKNSQLKIMVQVNTSEEEAKSGCKIEEVTELVKHIMDNCKQLEFTGLMTIGIYGYDTSNGPNPDFLRLKKCREDLCKELELDIKKVELSMGMSTDYEHAVLLGSSNVRVGTAIFGERPKKGGQ, from the exons ATGAAAGCGATAAATTCGAAT GAATATACCTATTTTGAACCTCGTTTAGTAGCTGTAAGCAAATTTAAGCCTCCAGAGTTGATTGTTGTGGCTTATGAGGCTGGTCAAAGACATTTCGGAGAGAATTATGTTAatgaattgaaagaaaaagcatttGATTCATCTATCGTTGATAAATGCAAAGATATTCGATGGCACTTTATTGgacatttacaaaaaaataaagtgaataaaattataagcataccaaatttatatattattgaaacagTTGATAACAAACAAATTGCAACTGCAATTGATAATGCATTCtcaaaagtaaatgaaaaaaactcACAATTGAAAATTATGGTACAGGTCAATACAAGCGAAGAAGAAG caAAAAGTGGTTGCAAAATAGAAGAAGTAACAGAACTTGTGAAGCATATTATGGATAACTGTAAACAATTGGAATTTACTGGTCTTATGACAATAGGTATCTACGGATACGATACTTCAAACGGCCCAAATCCAGATTTTCTACGCTTGAAGAAATGTAGAGAAGATCTATGTAAAGAATTAGaacttgatataaaaaaagtggAACTTTCAATGGGAATGTCTACCGATTATGAACACGCG gtATTACTTGGAAGTTCAAATGTAAGGGTGGGAACTGCTATATTTGGCGAGAGACCGAAGAAGGGTGGTCAATAA
- the LOC124949469 gene encoding protein spindle-F isoform X1, whose amino-acid sequence MYVHMTYNQGQWNTTINIVMNIMDIKDNPENDNFGSYHALLIAFKTMKERCQQLQTRLAAVEEENLCLRLECGKDMSTAIVKVNSNDKAVIQTLQEKVENLKKQKSQLTHHVFMVAAENRHLWNRLIRLSKTNKSLEMHFTKISDALKQHPSTQSFDIMSHSFCNIPSPIKQETNKCILGIDNGEKEQSLEEISLKLINSIMLEKSDLEQQYAEMVELQNNADLNLQNIGFTYPEDSDTDSLEQLKQHDVRLSQTKDALLAQQNRLKRAIQNMKKIKRGGMCNGCRKNANKKVVHIGIQFNSADSFQEHGSTQTSLPPISLSLEKCATENSDTDDKICPLCGFFYGKSIPFAEFHEHVLSHFTKDTSVDGFELVH is encoded by the exons atgtatgtgcatatgaCGTATAACCAAGGACAATGG AACACAACCATAAATATTGTCATGAATATAAtggatataaaagataatcctgaaaatgataattttggATCTTATCATGCTTTGTTGATCGCATTCAAAACAATGAAGGAACGTTGTCAACAATTACAAACTAGATTAGCTgctgtagaagaagaaaatttgtgTTTGAGACTCGAATGTGGAAAGGATATGTCTACTGCGATTGTAAAAGTCAATAGTAATGACAAAGCTGTCATTCAAACTTTACAG gaaaaagtagaaaatcttaaaaaacaaaaatcacaATTAACCCATCATGTCTTTATGGTTGCTGCAGAAAATCGTCATTTATGGAACCGACTAATCAGATTATCAAAAACCAATAAGTCTTTAGAAATGCATTTCACAAAAATTTCTGATGCATTAAAACAACATCCTTCTACTCAATCATTTGATATTATGTCACATAGTTTTTGTAATATTCCATCTCCTATTaaacaagaaacaaataaatgtatattggGTATAGATaatg GTGAAAAAGAGCAGAGTTTGGAAGAAATATCACTTAAACTTATCAACAGTATTATGTTAGAAAAATCTGATCTTGAACAGCAGTATGCAGAG ATGGTAGAATTACAAAACAACGCTGacttaaatttacaaaatattggTTTCACTTATCCAGAAGATTCTGATACAGATTCATTAGAACAATTAAAACAACATGATGTAAGATTATCACAAACAAAGGATGCCTTATTAGCACAACAGAATAGATTGAAAAGAGCTATacagaatatgaaaaaaattaaaagag gagGAATGTGTAATGGTTGCCGTAAAAATGCGAATAAAAAAGTTGTGCATATAGGAATACAATTTAATTCAGCTGACAGTTTTCAAGAACATGGTTCAACACAAACAAGTTTACCACCAATAAGTTTATCTTTAGAAAAATGTGCTACTGAAAATTCAGATACTGATGATAAAATTTGTCCATTATGTGGATTTTTTTATGGAAAGTCTATCCCATTTGCAGAATTTCATGAACATGTTTTGAGTCATTTTACGAAAGATACATCTGTAGATGGGTTTGAACTTGTACATTAA
- the LOC124949469 gene encoding protein spindle-F isoform X2 — protein MNIMDIKDNPENDNFGSYHALLIAFKTMKERCQQLQTRLAAVEEENLCLRLECGKDMSTAIVKVNSNDKAVIQTLQEKVENLKKQKSQLTHHVFMVAAENRHLWNRLIRLSKTNKSLEMHFTKISDALKQHPSTQSFDIMSHSFCNIPSPIKQETNKCILGIDNGEKEQSLEEISLKLINSIMLEKSDLEQQYAEMVELQNNADLNLQNIGFTYPEDSDTDSLEQLKQHDVRLSQTKDALLAQQNRLKRAIQNMKKIKRGGMCNGCRKNANKKVVHIGIQFNSADSFQEHGSTQTSLPPISLSLEKCATENSDTDDKICPLCGFFYGKSIPFAEFHEHVLSHFTKDTSVDGFELVH, from the exons ATGAATATAAtggatataaaagataatcctgaaaatgataattttggATCTTATCATGCTTTGTTGATCGCATTCAAAACAATGAAGGAACGTTGTCAACAATTACAAACTAGATTAGCTgctgtagaagaagaaaatttgtgTTTGAGACTCGAATGTGGAAAGGATATGTCTACTGCGATTGTAAAAGTCAATAGTAATGACAAAGCTGTCATTCAAACTTTACAG gaaaaagtagaaaatcttaaaaaacaaaaatcacaATTAACCCATCATGTCTTTATGGTTGCTGCAGAAAATCGTCATTTATGGAACCGACTAATCAGATTATCAAAAACCAATAAGTCTTTAGAAATGCATTTCACAAAAATTTCTGATGCATTAAAACAACATCCTTCTACTCAATCATTTGATATTATGTCACATAGTTTTTGTAATATTCCATCTCCTATTaaacaagaaacaaataaatgtatattggGTATAGATaatg GTGAAAAAGAGCAGAGTTTGGAAGAAATATCACTTAAACTTATCAACAGTATTATGTTAGAAAAATCTGATCTTGAACAGCAGTATGCAGAG ATGGTAGAATTACAAAACAACGCTGacttaaatttacaaaatattggTTTCACTTATCCAGAAGATTCTGATACAGATTCATTAGAACAATTAAAACAACATGATGTAAGATTATCACAAACAAAGGATGCCTTATTAGCACAACAGAATAGATTGAAAAGAGCTATacagaatatgaaaaaaattaaaagag gagGAATGTGTAATGGTTGCCGTAAAAATGCGAATAAAAAAGTTGTGCATATAGGAATACAATTTAATTCAGCTGACAGTTTTCAAGAACATGGTTCAACACAAACAAGTTTACCACCAATAAGTTTATCTTTAGAAAAATGTGCTACTGAAAATTCAGATACTGATGATAAAATTTGTCCATTATGTGGATTTTTTTATGGAAAGTCTATCCCATTTGCAGAATTTCATGAACATGTTTTGAGTCATTTTACGAAAGATACATCTGTAGATGGGTTTGAACTTGTACATTAA
- the LOC124949473 gene encoding myosin regulatory light chain sqh-like isoform X1, translating to MPYPEKEENNKENQEKKVKKKKSSKIAEGQLKESVKESIEEKKKETEKKNEMDKKKEEEREKEKSDVETIKAKNLQDNVSVEKSMIFNAVSLPKEIKIRNEVGKSDLIKLSELKEAFQLFDFNCDGIIDLEDLKFTFITMGKPDVSEEQLQRMLSEIPTPIDFDAFITLFGQKVSEMDSEEVITAALSTWDMRNIGMIPENKIRDDLQKFGDKFTIKEVDRALEEAPIYLQDGNAMIDYIKFSNNICGFQNLAKARQYQKNLENP from the exons atgccTTATcctgaaaaggaagaaaataataaagagaatcaagaaaaaaaagtg aaaaagaaaaaatcatccAAGATAGCTGAAGGACAATTGAAGGAGAGTGTTAAAGAAtcaatagaagaaaagaaaaaggaaacggaaaagaaaaatgaaatggataagaaaaaagaagaggaaagagaaaaagaaaaatctgatGTAGAGacaataaaagcaaaaaatttacaagataATGTTTCCGTGGAGAAATCAATGATTTTCAACGCTGTTTCGCTacctaaagaaataaagattcgAAATGAAGTAGGAAAAAGTGATTTGATCAAATTATCAGAGCTAAAAGAA GCATTTCAATTATTTGACTTTAATTGTGATGGTATCATTGATTTAGAAGACCTAAAGTTTACTTTCATAACTATGGGCAAACCCGATGTATCCGAAGAACAATTACAGCGAATGTTATCAGAAATACCAACTCCGATTGATTTTGATGCGTTTATTACACTTTTTGG acAAAAAGTTAGTGAAATGGACTCTGAAGAAGTTATCACTGCTGCATTATCAACTTGGGATATGAGAAACATCGGAATGATTCCAGAAAACAA aatacgGGATGATCTTCAAAAATTTGGTgacaaatttacaattaagGAAGTTGATCGTGCCTTAGAGGAAGCACCAATTTATTTGCAAGATGGTAATGCAATgatagattatattaaatttagtaACAATATCTGTGGTTTTCAAAATCTGGCCAAAGCTAGACAATATcagaaaaatttagaaaatccttaa
- the LOC124949467 gene encoding signal recognition particle 54 kDa protein yields the protein MVLADLGRKITSALRSLSNATVINEDVLNSMLKEICAALLEADVNIRLVKKLRENVRTVIDFDDMAGGLNKRRMIQSAVFKELVKLIDPGVKAYQPVKGRPNVIMFVGLQGAGKTTTCTKLAYHYLKKNWKACLVCADTFRAGAYDQIKQNATKARIPFYGSYTEVDPVTIAQEGVEMFKKEGYEIIIVDTSGRHKQEESLFEEMLQVANAVQPDNIIFVMDATIGQACEAQAKAFKERVNVGSIIITKLDGHAKGGGALSAVAATQSPVIFVGTGEHIDDLEPFKTKPFISKLLGMGDIEGLIDKVNELNLDDNEELLEKIKHGQFTLRDMYEQFQNIMKMGPFSQLMGMIPGFSQDFMSKGTEQESMARLKRLMTIMDSMNDAELDSRDGAKLFSKQPGRIVRVAQGAGITEKEVKDLITQYTKFAAVVKKMGGIKGLFKAGDMAKNVNPTQMAKLNHQMAKMMDPRVLQQMGGMPGLQNIMKQLQQGAAGGLGNLMGGFGGKS from the coding sequence atggTCTTAGCTGACCTAGGACGTAAAATTACGTCGGCTTTGCGATCGCTTAGCAATGCGACCGTAATAAACGAGGATGTATTAAATTCTATGCTAAAGGAAATATGTGCAGCATTGCTCGAAGCTGATGTAAATATTAGGTTAGTCaagaaattaagagaaaatgTTCGCACTGTTATTGATTTTGATGATATGGCTGGAGGTCTTAATAAACGGCGTATGATACAAAGTGCTGTTTTCAAAGAATTGGTGAAATTGATAGATCCTGGTGTTAAAGCATATCAACCTGTGAAAGGCCGTCCCAATGTGATCATGTTTGTTGGCTTGCAAGGAGCGGGTAAAACAACAACTTGTACCAAATTGGCTTAccattatttaaagaaaaattggaaagCATGTTTAGTCTGCGCCGATACATTCCGTGCAGGTGCATACgatcaaataaaacaaaatgctACAAAAGCAAGAATACCATTTTATGGCAGTTATACAGAAGTGGATCCTGTGACTATTGCTCAAGAAGGTGTAGAAATGTTTAAGAAAGAAGgctatgaaattattattgttgatacCAGTGGAAGACACAAGCAAGAAGAATCATTATTTGAAGAGATGTTACAGGTTGCCAATGCTGTTCAACCAGACaacataatatttgtaatggATGCAACAATAGGTCAAGCATGTGAAGCTCAAGCTAAGGCATTTAAAGAACGTGTAAATGTTGGttctataattataacaaaattggATGGTCATGCGAAAGGTGGAGGTGCTTTGTCTGCTGTTGCAGCAACACAAAGTCCTGTAATATTTGTTGGAACGGGAGAACACATAGATGATTTGGAACCATTTAAAACAAAACCATTTATTAGCAAGCTATTAGGTATGGGAGATATAGAAGGACTTATTGATAAAGTAAATGAATTAAACTTAGATGATAATGAAGAATtacttgaaaaaattaaacatgGTCAATTTACTTTAAGAGATATGTATgaacaatttcaaaatatcatgAAAATGGGACCATTCTCACAATTAATGGGAATGATTCCTGGTTTTAGTCAAGATTTTATGTCAAAAGGAACTGAGCAAGAATCAATGGCCAGGTTAAAGAGACTTATGACTATTATGGATAGTATGAATGATGCGGAATTAGACAGCAGGGATGGTGCCAAATTATTTAGTAAACAACCAGGAAGAATTGTGAGAGTAGCACAAGGTGCTGGCATAACtgaaaaagaagtgaaagacTTAATAACTCAGTATACAAAGTTTGCAGCTGTTGTGAAAAAAATGGGTGGTATCAAAGGTTTATTCAAAGCAGGTGATATGGCTAAAAATGTTAATCCTACACAAATGGCAAAATTGAATCATCAAATGGCAAAAATGATGGACCCACGTGTCTTGCAACAAATGGGTGGTATGCCAGGCCTTCAAAATATCATGAAGCAATTGCAACAGGGAGCAGCAGGTGGATTGGGTAATTTAATGGGAGGGTTTGGTGGTAAATCTTGA
- the LOC124949466 gene encoding N6-adenosine-methyltransferase subunit METTL3, whose translation MSDAFEEIQAIKIKRNSLREKLQKRKRERHELFTLTSSIPSTSTADSPLPGDSNTLIKSDHNEYERDILCILHESLPNLPITSAEIIDQLRKNLNADVSSSDIHKILEKLAAQEIIKIKEVTENEVFGYTVLSVAESQSSCLSQSDDTENPESAETSASELNDYIPSEKQMKIDKKNTEDIMSLISMPTIREKESKKVGEQILDLLSKQTSKEKSLAERFRSQGGAQVMEFCPHGTRVDCAKLNGGPGFAEKCKKLHFKKIIQSHTDESLGDCSFLNTCFHMDTCKYVHYEVDGPTAQIKEPNDSDGINSTIINKTTNVDSKNGSSTSCASSVGSELTLYPPQWIQCDLRYLDMTVLGKFAVIMADPPWDIHMELPYGTMSDDEMRQLGIPALQDEGLLFLWVTGRAMELGRECLQLWGYERVDEIIWVKTNQLQRIIRTGRTGHWLNHGKEHCLVGMKGNPRINKGLDSDVIVAEVRATSHKPDEIYGIIERMSPGTRKIELFGRPHNVQPNWITLGNQVDGVHLIDPQLIKAFKKRYPDGNSMKPTKS comes from the exons atgtCAGACGCTTTTGAAGAAATACAagcaattaaaatcaaaaggaATAGTTTGcgtgaaaaattacaaaaacggaaaagagagagacatgaaTTATTTACTCTTACTTCCTCCATTCCATCTACTTCAACAGCTGATTCACCTCTTCCTggtg ATTCCAatactttaataaaatctGACCATAATGAATACGAAAGGGATATTCTTTGTATATTGCACGAATCTTTACCAAATCTACCAATTACATCTGCAGAAATAATAGATCAACTTCGTAAAAATCTTAATGCTGATGTGTCTTCCTCGGATATCCATAAAATTTTAGAGAAGTTAGCCGCACAAGAGATTATTAA aatcaAAGAAGTCACAGAAAATGAAGTTTTTGGATATACAGTTCTCTCTGTCGCAGAATCACAATCGTCATGTCTCTCTCAATCTGATGATACAGAAAATCCTGAGAGCGCAGAGACATCCGCATCtgaattaaatgattatataccTTCAGAGAAACAgatgaaaatagataaaaagaatacagAAGATATAATGTCACTGATCTCAATGCCgacaataagagaaaaagaaagtaaaaaagtaggAGAGCAAATCTTGGATCTTCTGTCAAAACAAACatctaaagaaaaatcattagcTGAGAGATTTCGTTCTCAAGGCGGTGCACAAGTTATGGAATTCTGTCCACATGGAACGAGAGTAGATTGTGCTAAATTAAATGGTGGGCCAGGTTTTgcagaaaaatgtaaaaaattacatttcaaaaaaattatacaaagtCACACAGATGAATCATTAGGCGATTGTAGTTTTCTTAATACTTGTTTTCATATGGATACATGCAA atatgtcCATTATGAAGTAGATGGTCCTACTGCACAAATAAAAGAACCAAATGATTCTGATGGTATTAACAGtactataattaataagacaACAAACGTTGATAGTAAAAATGGTAGTAGCACTAGTTGTGCAAGTAGCGTAGGTAGCGAGTTAACTCTTTATCCACCACAATGGATACAATGTGATTTACGATATCTAGATATGACGGTTCTCGGGAAATTTGCTGTCATTATGGCTGATCCACCATGGGATATTCATATGGAATTACCATATGGTACAATGTCAGATGATGAAATGAGGCAATTAGGAATACCTGCGCTTCAAGATGAAgggcttttatttttatgggTAACAGGAAGAGCAATGGAATTAGGAAGAGAGTGTCTTCAATTATGGGGTTATGAAAGAGTTGATGAAATTATTTGGGtaaaaacaaatcaattaCAAAGAATTATAAGGACTGGAAGAACGGGTCATTGGTTGAATCATGGAAAAGAACATTGTTTAGTGGGTATGAAAGGAAATCCACGTATTAATAAAGGATTAGACAGTGATGTTATTGTAGCAGAAGTTCGTGCAACTAGTCACAAACCAGATGAGATTTATGGTATTATTGAACGCATGAGTCCTGGaacaagaaaaattgaattatttggTCGTCCGCATAATGTACAACCTAATTGGATTACACTTGGTAATCAAGTAGATGGAGTACATTTGATTGATCCACAATTGATTAAAGCCTTTAAGAAGCGTTATCCCGATGGAAATTCAATGAAACCTACAAAATCTTAA
- the LOC124949473 gene encoding myosin regulatory light chain RLC-A-like isoform X2: MPYPEKEENNKENQEKKVKKKKSSKIAEGQLKESVKESIEEKKKETEKKNEMDKKKEEEREKEKSDVETIKAKNLQDNVSVEKSMIFNAVSLPKEIKIRNEAFQLFDFNCDGIIDLEDLKFTFITMGKPDVSEEQLQRMLSEIPTPIDFDAFITLFGQKVSEMDSEEVITAALSTWDMRNIGMIPENKIRDDLQKFGDKFTIKEVDRALEEAPIYLQDGNAMIDYIKFSNNICGFQNLAKARQYQKNLENP; the protein is encoded by the exons atgccTTATcctgaaaaggaagaaaataataaagagaatcaagaaaaaaaagtg aaaaagaaaaaatcatccAAGATAGCTGAAGGACAATTGAAGGAGAGTGTTAAAGAAtcaatagaagaaaagaaaaaggaaacggaaaagaaaaatgaaatggataagaaaaaagaagaggaaagagaaaaagaaaaatctgatGTAGAGacaataaaagcaaaaaatttacaagataATGTTTCCGTGGAGAAATCAATGATTTTCAACGCTGTTTCGCTacctaaagaaataaagattcgAAATGAA GCATTTCAATTATTTGACTTTAATTGTGATGGTATCATTGATTTAGAAGACCTAAAGTTTACTTTCATAACTATGGGCAAACCCGATGTATCCGAAGAACAATTACAGCGAATGTTATCAGAAATACCAACTCCGATTGATTTTGATGCGTTTATTACACTTTTTGG acAAAAAGTTAGTGAAATGGACTCTGAAGAAGTTATCACTGCTGCATTATCAACTTGGGATATGAGAAACATCGGAATGATTCCAGAAAACAA aatacgGGATGATCTTCAAAAATTTGGTgacaaatttacaattaagGAAGTTGATCGTGCCTTAGAGGAAGCACCAATTTATTTGCAAGATGGTAATGCAATgatagattatattaaatttagtaACAATATCTGTGGTTTTCAAAATCTGGCCAAAGCTAGACAATATcagaaaaatttagaaaatccttaa